From the genome of Nicotiana sylvestris chromosome 1, ASM39365v2, whole genome shotgun sequence:
CCCATGACTATGCCACCACAGAATTAGCTGAATGCAAATTAGTACATTCTGATGGACCCTATGGTGAAAATCTTGCCATGGGCTACGGCGAATTTTCGGCGGTCGACGCTGTTAATCTGTGGGTAGGAGAGAAACCAAACTATGAATATGCAACAAATTCTTGCAAAAGTGGGATGTGTGGGCATTATACTCAAGTAGTATGGCGTAACACACTTCAAGTTGGATGTGCTAGATTGAAATGCCAGAATGGTGAAGCATGGTTTGTGTCATGCAATTATTATCCCCCTGGAAATTACATCGGAGAACGTCCTTATTGATTAATATAATTAAAATGGTTTTAATATATTAATTTCATCCCATGCAAGTATATATGTTACGTTCCAATTTTCAACATGTAATAGGGGAGGTTGTCGTAGCTAGCCCTGCCATCGTGGATCAGTTTTGTGAAAAGCAAATAGGAATATAAAGACTAATTTTGGATATAATGACGATCTATCtatctctctttatatatatacatatatatgtgtgtgtacaTTCTTAGGATGGATTGATACCTAGGGGCAAATGTAGAGTATGAGCAAGGTTTATCTGAATCCAGTATTTTTCTCCCGGAAtataaatttatatgtaaaaattcattaaaatttcAACAAATGGTAGgtctgaacccataactttaaaaatacaatgggttcaatgctaaaaacCTTAAAAGTTGAACCCACAAAAtctaaatcctggatccgcctttgTTGATACCTATGTATATATACGGATTTACATATGCTACAACATCATGCAACAAACTGAGATTGACGATAATACGTCATTCGATTGTCATCACGATGAGAGTCTAATTCTGGGTAATAATAAAAGGTCGCAACCTGAAAATAGCTTATGCTGCAATATGAATAATTTGATATTCTGTTCCAATGTACTATAGCTAAAATTTATACATTATCTCTTTGAATTACATTTATATGatagtattaattaatattactACGTTCAATTCAGGTGTAACCTTAATAGTATTTGTTCATCAAACCATATGCATATAAATTGCACTATGCCCCAGGGGTTTTTATGGGGTTTTCTGTTACATTTCCTTACTCGAATTATTATAGAGAACTGAAAATTTCAAAGTGCAAAAAgttgttcatggttcggtttcaAAGTGAAAAAATCAATAATTCACCATTCCCCTTTCCTATATGTcacattgtaagcacgtgatttttgccctatatgagaattattcccaaaaaattcaaaaataaaatgatttttctttggtgtgcaattttgtgatattttgtgatattttgaagaattatttgtatttgtctgtgcgtgtttattcgctaaattaataaaaaatacaaaaatatgtcgcattttgcatgtaggatttaattctacaattgatcgtaattaaaattgttttacaaaaaaaataaaaaaattacaaaaataggcatcgtttgcatttttagcatttaatgtccaaatatacaattttatgcttaattattacttaattgtgcgttaattgttattgggagttaatttgcgcttttataacttaatttagttcttaataacaatttaagtatttttataatttagttttagaaaaataaaagaagaaaagagagcgaaaaataaagaaagtcggaattgagtcttttcttcaaattcaagccacaagcccaaaaaatacccaatcttccaaaaacgacccagtccatttcgaactgggtcgacccagtccataacccaacatcctattatcttacattttacaaaacaaaacaaaaaaagaagaagaagaaaaccctaaaaaagagctaaccaatccgccacccccctctctttctctcttctccatttttctccaagctcatccatggcttccccctcaaagctcatccatggcttttccTTGTCGACACACACACAGCTCCAAACAAAACGCCAAGTAAGCTGccttcttcttcgtcgtcgagctCCATGTTTGTCGACCACCATGAACGATCCCTttgtttcatcttcttcatcatcgtcTCCATCGTCGCtgcccgtgtttcttcttctttaagATGGTTGCTACTGCGTTTCTACTGTACGCCATGGCTGCTTTCGCGACTATTTTCTTCCAAGCTTCGTCGACGTTGCGTTCGCGACTGCTTTCTTCCAAGGTTCGTCGACGCTGCTATCGCGGCTGTTTCTTCCGGTCTCGTCGACGATGCTGTCGCCGCTGCTTCCTCGTCGTTGCTGCTCCATTccagctgcctcgtcgagctGCTACAGCTTCGCCATGGCCAACTGTTTATGCCTTCTGCTTCATCATCATCTCCTTCGTAGCCTTCGCTACTAGCAGCTGCTACTGTTTTGTCCACTTCGTCGAACGCCACAgcttcacttcatcttcttcttcacgcTGCTACTTCACTTTGGTAGGAGTTCATTTGGGTCAGTCATTGTTCaacgtttttattttttattttttattttatttttttattttttttattttttgttttgtgtcattttttcttgtttatttctagataaaaaatgattagtttagttataatgttgttaagatttaagttgaagactcaattaaatatttttcagtttgttttattaatttaaaaggatttaatgttaatataaaagaatgttagtttaaatcgcttgaatccgttgtttgttgtagattaaattcatgttcatgttgtttaaagttcagtaatttaatgtgaagttatgttttgttttgttttttaattttaattggaatcatgtatctttgtaatattttgttggatctaatttatttattttttttaaaaaaaatcaattgtTAGTTTATTGGATTATCGTTGTAGCCTTTCTCATgtatcatgtatctttgttattgttgttgaatcttttcatttatgtccatactttgtttgattgttcttgaatccgaaatttgtatagtttgatttcttgtttatcatttataattatttcttgaatttgtctcataattttgtttaagtttaatataggaattgttagttgtaatgttgttagaattgattttaagttcaatattattgaatttaggaatctaaatatacttgtttgatttttgttgttgtttaaatccaaaaaatagatttgttgttgctaaaaatattgttcaatcaaattttagttgttcttggttgttcaatttgtgttcatgtgatttgttgttgaaatgttgttaaaatcatgttcatgtgatattgttgttatgatgttcatccgtgttcatattgttgtttgaacattgttagaaattgatcatattgtctatattttggttaagtttgattaattgatgtgttatagctgatgggtagtttggtaaatttataatacgttcaggggtagtttggtaatttcagtaaggtcggagggggtagtttaggaattgtacattttgaaattgtttatttgaagcatgggggacaaaatgaaatggggtgggttgtgatatagttgtttaatataaaggggggacaagatttaatttaaaggggaatcttgcattattttaaatgaagcatgggggacaaaatgaaatggggtggtgtgatatgtttatttaatataatggggatgagtgggaagataatgggtttggtagagaaaatgggttgattttaattgattaaaagatttatgggatgggttataagaagtcttgaaatcaaaaacaTAGGAAAGAGAAATACAgacagagaaaaaaaagagaaaaaaaaaaaaaaggagctgaacatttattccgaaaaaacattcaaactctcaagaaaagaaaaacatacaaagagaaaaaataaaaaaaaagttgaaaattagaagagaaagtagtacacatctgataaatattctggtatacaggtgtagaaattaagggttgaagattaaatagcctttcaaaaatctgaaaatttcccttggtttcaaagctgtcactgggattttcgttgactggttattgctggttattgttgctgttgctgtgttacgtattacgttgctgactttcttcttcttatattgacaatatcaggtacacaactgtaattttggcattttgtaagctgaaatgaagaatggagtgttaaatttttaatttagtttaatttaatttttgtattgtatttaggttattcatgtattattattctgtaaatcactgtcatcggcataactaggcatattatagcgacatattaaataacgcctttaccagattattaggaaatatatttaagcctgattattaattaaaactgtttaataaaaaaaatagaagaaataacgtaaaaatggcgttattgaatcagtttggcaaaaaattaactaagttccttatgcaGAAGGTTTTtcatcaacgataagttaatccgaatcatgtagttaatttcagttataacatgaattagtttgcaaacaagtattaggacatgatgaattaaaacaaggttagttaatgttaaattgtttaaatttttagaaatatgatttagtactcaagtttttatttttatttctttcaattttcagtatttgcaaataattagtttcaataaacttaagtcttactaataatttgaattttaatccaactatgggataattagtttttttttattttttttactttccgataattccatgttgtatctatgattataattttattattttctgctaatatttgtttttcccttctatttaatatgtcattttcaagaatgtagatattaattttatatttataaaaaaattagtaataataaaaaggtagtcattagggATACTATTAAAGgagttcgctaaaaataaatagatgtaaataatacaaatgtataggattctccattctcatttatttatttaattattaaaaaaaattacttagaattagggatggattgtttaagtgaatttcacttccttccccaaagatgatgacgcgttagactctttaggcgcgatttaattaattttaccttcttaaactcggatgcgcatttcatgcgacccaaatctaaatcctaaaacatcaaataaaatatgtttcgtattgtgggtgcatttcatgtgacacaatccaaagatatgttttaagcgatgttcacattcctaaaaaaaataataattataataataaagcggtaaaaagataaaatttgcacatggttcataattgtattaaaaatcagataaataagccgaatataacagttgagcgaccgtgctagaaccacggaactcgggaatgcctaacaccttctcccgggttaacagaattccttatccggatttctggtacgcagactgtaatatagagtcattcttttcctcgatttgggattaaaattggtgacttgggacaccctaaatctcccaagtggcgactctgaaataattaaaccaatcccgtttcgactgtcctttaattggaaaaaactccctacgcacctcgcggtgccggaaaaaggaggtgtgacagctctggcgactctgctggggactcaactcagaaccagtggttcagggttagaaattcgagctcatataaattgttatatttggttttatctgatttttacatgattgagcctaatgtgctaaatgctgcttttaccgctttgatattacgtgaactgtgtataaactgtgccgaaacccatctcctctctgagtcttctaaatcatgaagaagggtgtacttcgtacgacttcttttctgtatagtgtcaaatcccaatttagaacgaggttcggacaagttgctaagccggtgaagcttctgtattcccggtacgctaccccccctcggctcgagctgtccgctcgggtaagccaggtctagaacaaacacccaggttctgaacctagtataacaaaaccacatgtcggatccctagtaggaacgtttgtttgcatcacgtgcatctgactttggaggctcaacacaggggttgggtctgtctaggacaggtgcaccaaaaatgaaaatgaccatcctgatgcatcttatttgttttatgtgcatttatttgctcggtcttgcatgttgaccggcttctgagtctcgggagtgtaaaaaataaaataaaataaaaatagcaagtaaaaagttatttgattaatttagaa
Proteins encoded in this window:
- the LOC104236046 gene encoding basic form of pathogenesis-related protein 1-like → MAHSSLAQNTPKDIVIVHNKARAEVGVPLPPLKWNDTLASYAHDYATTELAECKLVHSDGPYGENLAMGYGEFSAVDAVNLWVGEKPNYEYATNSCKSGMCGHYTQVVWRNTLQVGCARLKCQNGEAWFVSCNYYPPGNYIGERPY